Proteins encoded in a region of the Spongiibacter tropicus DSM 19543 genome:
- a CDS encoding HPr family phosphocarrier protein, translated as MQETRITIINKLGLHARAASKFVSTSAAFSADVAVCSNDKWVDGKSIMSVMMLAASRGTEIQIRCEGDDEEQALSALVELINDYFGEGE; from the coding sequence ATGCAAGAAACCCGTATTACCATCATTAATAAACTCGGTCTTCACGCCCGAGCCGCCTCAAAATTTGTGTCGACCAGTGCCGCATTCAGTGCCGATGTCGCGGTGTGCAGTAACGACAAATGGGTCGATGGCAAGAGCATTATGTCCGTCATGATGCTGGCCGCCAGCAGAGGAACCGAAATTCAAATTCGCTGTGAGGGTGATGACGAAGAGCAAGCCCTGTCGGCACTCGTTGAGCTGATTAATGACTATTTCGGCGAAGGCGAGTAA